The proteins below come from a single Sorghum bicolor cultivar BTx623 chromosome 4, Sorghum_bicolor_NCBIv3, whole genome shotgun sequence genomic window:
- the LOC8073914 gene encoding protein indeterminate-domain 4, chloroplastic isoform X1 yields the protein MASNSSAAAVAAMFGIRDADHQDQMKPLLAQQHQQLLPPAPLLSAAASSSAVSGQATGASPPPVKKKRNLPADPDAEVIALSPKTLLATNRFVCEVCNKGFQREQNLQLHRRGHNLPWKLKQKDPAQAQRRRVYLCPEPTCAHHDPSRALGDLTGIKKHFCRKHGEKKWKCDKCSKRYAVQSDWKAHSKVCGTREYRCDCGTLFSRRDSFITHRAFCDALAQESARLPPPGLTASHLYGATSAANMGLSLSQVGSHLASTLGADAHSHHQDLLRLGGGSAASRLDHLLGPSNAASAFRPLPPPPSSAFLMGAPQEFAGDGDGTGSHGFLQGKPFHGLMHLPDLQGNGAGGPSASSAPGLFNLGYIANSANSSGTSSHGHASQGHLTSDQFSEGGGGGGGGGGGGGGGSESSAAMLFSGGGNFSGGDHQVAPGGMYNNDPAVMLPQMSATALLQKASQMGSSASAQGGVSVFGGLVGSSAPSAMHARPPMLDQSQMHLQSLMNSLAAGGMFGGANSGSMIDPRMYDMDQDVKFNQQGGRGGAEMTRDFLGVGGGGVMRGMTVPRGGHQTDGAAGDMSSLEAEMKSASSPFTGSRMQ from the exons ATGGCATCCAATTCATCAGCGGCGGCTGTGGCAGCTATGTTTGGAATTAGGGATGCCGACCACCAAGACCAGATGAAGCCGCTGCTTGCGCAGCAGCACCAGCAGCTGCTTCCTCCTGCGCCACTGCTCAGCGCCGCCGCTTCGTCGTCGGCGGTGTCCGGCCAGGCGACAGGGGCATCACCGCCGCcagtgaagaagaagagaaaccTACCAG CAGACCCTGACGCGGAGGTGATCGCGCTGTCGCCCAAGACGCTGCTGGCGACGAACCGGTTCGTGTGCGAGGTGTGCAACAAGGGGTTCCAGCGTGAGCAGAACCTGCAGCTGCACCGGCGCGGCCACAACCTGCCGTGGAAGCTGAAGCAGAAGGACCCCGCGCAGGCGCAGCGGCGGCGCGTGTACCTGTGCCCGGAGCCGACGTGCGCGCACCACGACCCGTCCCGCGCCCTCGGCGACCTCACCGGGATCAAGAAGCACTTCTGCCGCAAGCACGGCGAGAAGAAGTGGAAGTGCGACAAGTGCTCCAAGCGCTACGCCGTGCAGTCCGACTGGAAGGCGCACTCCAAGGTCTGCGGCACACGCGAGTATCGCTGCGACTGCGGCACACTCTTCTCGCG GAGGGATAGCTTCATCACCCACAGGGCTTTCTGCGACGCCCTCGCGCAGGAGAGCGCCCGGCTGCCGCCCCCAGGCCTCACCGCCAGCCACCTCTACGGCGCCACCAGCGCGGCCAACATGGGGCTCAGCCTCTCGCAGGTCGGTTCCCACCTCGCATCCACCCTCGGTGCGGACGCTCACAGCCACCATCAGGACCTgctccggctcggcggcggcagcgccgCGAGCCGTCTTGACCATCTTCTGGGGCCATCCAACGCCGCCTCCGCGTTCCGCCCCCTGCCGCCTCCACCGTCGTCGGCGTTCCTCATGGGCGCGCCGCAGGAGTTTgctggcgacggcgacggcactGGGTCCCACGGGTTCTTGCAGGGCAAGCCGTTCCACGGTCTCATGCACCTGCCGGATCTCCAAGGCAACGGCGCCGGGGGTCCCTCGGCGTCGTCGGCTCCGGGTCTCTTCAACCTTGGCTACATCGCAAACAGTGCAAATAGCTCAGGTACTTCCAGCCATGGCCATGCAAGCCAGGGACACCTGACAAGTGATCAGTTCAGcgaaggaggtggtggtggtggtggtggcggcggcggcggcggcggcggctcggaGTCATCGGCTGCGATGCTTTTCAGCGGCGGCGGGAATTTCTCCGGTGGTGACCACCAAGTTGCTCCTGGCGGGATGTACAACAACGATCCGGCCGTGATGCTGCCGCAGATGTCTGCGACGGCGCTTCTGCAGAAGGCGTCCCAGATGGGTTCCAGCGCGAGCGCGCAGGGCGGCGTGTCCGTGTTTGGAGGCCTCGTCGGCTCGTCGGCGCCCTCGGCTATGCACGCCCGGCCACCCATGCTCGACCAGAGCCAGATGCACCTCCAGAGCTTGATGAACTCGCTGGCTGCCGGCGGCATGTTTGGCGGCGCCAACAGCGGCAGCATGATTGACCCGAGGATGTATGACATGGATCAAGATGTGAAGTTTAACCAGCAGGGCGGCCGTGGTGGCGCTGAGATGACGCGCGACTTCCTTGGCGTCGGTGGCGGTGGTGTCATGAGGGGGATGACGGTGCCGAGAGGGGGGCACCAAACAGACGGTGCCGCGGGTGACATGAGCTCCTTGGAGGCCGAAATGAAGTCAGCCTCGTCACCCTTCACTGGAAGCAGGATGCAATAA
- the LOC8073914 gene encoding protein indeterminate-domain 4, chloroplastic isoform X2, whose product MASNSSAAAVAAMFGIRDADHQDQMKPLLAQQHQQLLPPAPLLSAAASSSAVSGQATGASPPPVKKKRNLPDPDAEVIALSPKTLLATNRFVCEVCNKGFQREQNLQLHRRGHNLPWKLKQKDPAQAQRRRVYLCPEPTCAHHDPSRALGDLTGIKKHFCRKHGEKKWKCDKCSKRYAVQSDWKAHSKVCGTREYRCDCGTLFSRRDSFITHRAFCDALAQESARLPPPGLTASHLYGATSAANMGLSLSQVGSHLASTLGADAHSHHQDLLRLGGGSAASRLDHLLGPSNAASAFRPLPPPPSSAFLMGAPQEFAGDGDGTGSHGFLQGKPFHGLMHLPDLQGNGAGGPSASSAPGLFNLGYIANSANSSGTSSHGHASQGHLTSDQFSEGGGGGGGGGGGGGGGSESSAAMLFSGGGNFSGGDHQVAPGGMYNNDPAVMLPQMSATALLQKASQMGSSASAQGGVSVFGGLVGSSAPSAMHARPPMLDQSQMHLQSLMNSLAAGGMFGGANSGSMIDPRMYDMDQDVKFNQQGGRGGAEMTRDFLGVGGGGVMRGMTVPRGGHQTDGAAGDMSSLEAEMKSASSPFTGSRMQ is encoded by the exons ATGGCATCCAATTCATCAGCGGCGGCTGTGGCAGCTATGTTTGGAATTAGGGATGCCGACCACCAAGACCAGATGAAGCCGCTGCTTGCGCAGCAGCACCAGCAGCTGCTTCCTCCTGCGCCACTGCTCAGCGCCGCCGCTTCGTCGTCGGCGGTGTCCGGCCAGGCGACAGGGGCATCACCGCCGCcagtgaagaagaagagaaaccTACCAG ACCCTGACGCGGAGGTGATCGCGCTGTCGCCCAAGACGCTGCTGGCGACGAACCGGTTCGTGTGCGAGGTGTGCAACAAGGGGTTCCAGCGTGAGCAGAACCTGCAGCTGCACCGGCGCGGCCACAACCTGCCGTGGAAGCTGAAGCAGAAGGACCCCGCGCAGGCGCAGCGGCGGCGCGTGTACCTGTGCCCGGAGCCGACGTGCGCGCACCACGACCCGTCCCGCGCCCTCGGCGACCTCACCGGGATCAAGAAGCACTTCTGCCGCAAGCACGGCGAGAAGAAGTGGAAGTGCGACAAGTGCTCCAAGCGCTACGCCGTGCAGTCCGACTGGAAGGCGCACTCCAAGGTCTGCGGCACACGCGAGTATCGCTGCGACTGCGGCACACTCTTCTCGCG GAGGGATAGCTTCATCACCCACAGGGCTTTCTGCGACGCCCTCGCGCAGGAGAGCGCCCGGCTGCCGCCCCCAGGCCTCACCGCCAGCCACCTCTACGGCGCCACCAGCGCGGCCAACATGGGGCTCAGCCTCTCGCAGGTCGGTTCCCACCTCGCATCCACCCTCGGTGCGGACGCTCACAGCCACCATCAGGACCTgctccggctcggcggcggcagcgccgCGAGCCGTCTTGACCATCTTCTGGGGCCATCCAACGCCGCCTCCGCGTTCCGCCCCCTGCCGCCTCCACCGTCGTCGGCGTTCCTCATGGGCGCGCCGCAGGAGTTTgctggcgacggcgacggcactGGGTCCCACGGGTTCTTGCAGGGCAAGCCGTTCCACGGTCTCATGCACCTGCCGGATCTCCAAGGCAACGGCGCCGGGGGTCCCTCGGCGTCGTCGGCTCCGGGTCTCTTCAACCTTGGCTACATCGCAAACAGTGCAAATAGCTCAGGTACTTCCAGCCATGGCCATGCAAGCCAGGGACACCTGACAAGTGATCAGTTCAGcgaaggaggtggtggtggtggtggtggcggcggcggcggcggcggcggctcggaGTCATCGGCTGCGATGCTTTTCAGCGGCGGCGGGAATTTCTCCGGTGGTGACCACCAAGTTGCTCCTGGCGGGATGTACAACAACGATCCGGCCGTGATGCTGCCGCAGATGTCTGCGACGGCGCTTCTGCAGAAGGCGTCCCAGATGGGTTCCAGCGCGAGCGCGCAGGGCGGCGTGTCCGTGTTTGGAGGCCTCGTCGGCTCGTCGGCGCCCTCGGCTATGCACGCCCGGCCACCCATGCTCGACCAGAGCCAGATGCACCTCCAGAGCTTGATGAACTCGCTGGCTGCCGGCGGCATGTTTGGCGGCGCCAACAGCGGCAGCATGATTGACCCGAGGATGTATGACATGGATCAAGATGTGAAGTTTAACCAGCAGGGCGGCCGTGGTGGCGCTGAGATGACGCGCGACTTCCTTGGCGTCGGTGGCGGTGGTGTCATGAGGGGGATGACGGTGCCGAGAGGGGGGCACCAAACAGACGGTGCCGCGGGTGACATGAGCTCCTTGGAGGCCGAAATGAAGTCAGCCTCGTCACCCTTCACTGGAAGCAGGATGCAATAA